A single window of Caldicellulosiruptor bescii DSM 6725 DNA harbors:
- a CDS encoding ImmA/IrrE family metallo-endopeptidase, with protein sequence MNLKKEMELLALQTRGSLGIGMFDKINIFDFLSNVEGISLMIVEMSDKISGMVLRRNDESLIVINSKKTLGHQHFTATHEYYHLKFDKNISHRICPIKKFEDEYEEEYKANQFAVNFLLPEQAVEFVLSRRVKDRKIELDDVIFLEQYFEVSHQLMLIRLKELGYINKGQYEEFKTDVIKRAYELGYSTEIYKPTNDKGIKVYSKYLELATRLYEQGRISTGKYEELLIEGGYADIVFNVPEEIEGVADELEDAGIF encoded by the coding sequence GTGAACTTGAAAAAAGAGATGGAACTTTTAGCTCTTCAAACACGAGGAAGCTTGGGTATAGGAATGTTTGACAAGATAAATATATTTGACTTTTTAAGCAATGTAGAAGGTATATCATTGATGATAGTCGAAATGAGCGATAAAATTTCAGGAATGGTTTTGAGGCGTAACGATGAGAGTTTAATTGTTATAAACTCAAAAAAAACTCTGGGACATCAGCATTTTACTGCTACACATGAGTACTACCACCTCAAGTTTGACAAAAACATCTCCCACCGTATTTGTCCTATTAAAAAATTTGAAGACGAATATGAAGAAGAGTACAAAGCTAATCAATTTGCAGTAAATTTTCTCTTACCAGAGCAGGCAGTAGAATTTGTCCTATCCCGAAGAGTTAAGGATAGAAAGATTGAACTTGATGATGTAATATTTTTAGAACAGTATTTTGAAGTTAGCCATCAGTTAATGTTAATAAGACTCAAAGAGCTTGGATATATCAATAAAGGCCAGTATGAAGAGTTTAAAACAGATGTTATCAAAAGAGCTTATGAACTGGGTTATTCCACAGAGATATATAAACCAACAAATGATAAAGGGATTAAGGTATATTCAAAATATCTTGAACTTGCAACAAGATTGTACGAACAGGGAAGAATTTCTACTGGAAAGTATGAGGAGCTTTTAATTGAAGGTGGCTATGCTGACATCGTATTTAACGTACCAGAAGAGATAGAAGGTGTAGCAGATGAACTTGAAGATGCCGGTATTTTTTGA
- a CDS encoding helix-turn-helix domain-containing protein, with translation MKNAELYKKIGQKLQEARKKAGLTQEQVADYLGVNKVQLSYYENGAREISIETLQQLADLYGYTLNYFLDDEKSTDPAVSFSFRGEELEKEDLEVIALANRFLINLEQMKMMLASKKEGMKK, from the coding sequence TTGAAAAATGCAGAGCTTTACAAAAAGATAGGGCAAAAACTGCAGGAGGCAAGGAAAAAAGCTGGACTTACTCAGGAACAGGTAGCAGATTATCTTGGTGTTAATAAGGTTCAGCTCTCATACTACGAAAACGGCGCAAGAGAAATCAGTATTGAAACTTTGCAACAGCTTGCCGATTTATATGGTTATACTCTTAATTATTTTCTCGATGACGAAAAGTCTACTGACCCAGCAGTAAGTTTTTCATTCCGTGGAGAGGAACTGGAGAAAGAAGATTTAGAGGTTATAGCACTGGCAAATCGATTTTTAATCAACCTTGAACAGATGAAGATGATGCTGGCAAGTAAAAAGGAAGGGATGAAAAAGTGA
- a CDS encoding DUF3800 domain-containing protein, with the protein MEIINVYCDESCHLPKDHIDTMVIGAISCPLQQVKLVNKEIRNIKTKHGLNPFSEIKWTKISRNKISLYKELIDLFFSVDYLNFRAVVVKGKKYLDHSKYNQDYDDWYYKMYFYLLREIVRLGGHYAIYLDKKDTQGVKKVSLLRDILNRSLLDFAGETVRKIQIVESHEIELLQLTDLFIGAISYFNRELNTSIAKVEITNYLISVSKTSLNYSTPRKAEKFNIFVWTPRRD; encoded by the coding sequence ATGGAAATTATAAATGTCTACTGCGATGAAAGTTGTCATTTGCCCAAAGATCATATAGACACAATGGTAATTGGTGCTATTTCATGTCCTTTACAACAGGTAAAATTAGTCAATAAGGAAATTAGAAACATAAAAACAAAACATGGTCTAAACCCTTTCAGCGAAATAAAGTGGACAAAAATCAGTAGGAATAAAATATCTCTCTACAAAGAACTCATAGATTTATTTTTTTCGGTTGATTATTTAAATTTTCGGGCAGTTGTAGTAAAGGGGAAAAAATATTTGGACCACTCAAAATATAATCAAGACTATGATGACTGGTATTATAAAATGTATTTTTACCTTCTGAGGGAGATTGTTAGGCTTGGTGGACATTATGCAATTTATCTGGATAAAAAAGATACACAGGGTGTCAAAAAAGTAAGTTTACTGCGGGACATATTAAATAGAAGTTTACTGGACTTTGCAGGTGAAACAGTCCGTAAGATACAAATTGTTGAATCTCATGAAATTGAGTTGTTGCAGCTAACTGATTTGTTTATTGGTGCTATTTCATATTTTAATCGTGAATTAAATACCAGTATAGCAAAAGTTGAAATTACAAACTATCTCATTAGTGTTTCAAAAACTTCTCTTAACTATTCTACACCACGTAAGGCAGAAAAATTCAACATTTTTGTTTGGACACCCAGGAGGGATTAA
- a CDS encoding Rpn family recombination-promoting nuclease/putative transposase translates to MKLSRSYDVGFKKLFSDKINVCWFITEIIPEPRLKNYTQSDIEIVATESINAQWKARRSDMVYRLPYSSSWIYLLVEFQSRPNKQMHCRIYEYVFLIQRKYQIDKRLPVVVPVVLYNGVEKWQPVTQFADNVEYAEDFPEYVQRLNYIFIDVRDIPEDKLLNGNNVLAAALYIDQVATNPDSVVERLLELGKNIRIPDEQREELAEWLYHAVLKSYKIPREEINELFAKSKILGVEEMFQSTAMKIKKGLAEEKKKIRLESKIEGKIEGKIEGRMEAQLEIARNLILEGAEDSFIAKVTGLDIEKIKELRNQQQK, encoded by the coding sequence GTGAAGTTATCAAGAAGTTATGATGTGGGATTCAAAAAGCTCTTTTCAGACAAGATAAATGTTTGCTGGTTTATAACTGAAATAATACCGGAACCAAGACTCAAAAACTATACACAATCGGATATTGAGATTGTTGCAACAGAGTCTATAAACGCTCAGTGGAAAGCACGACGCTCTGACATGGTGTACAGACTCCCCTATTCGTCATCGTGGATATACTTGCTGGTGGAGTTTCAAAGCAGGCCAAATAAACAAATGCATTGCAGAATCTATGAGTACGTATTTCTTATTCAAAGGAAGTATCAGATAGACAAAAGACTTCCTGTGGTTGTGCCAGTAGTTTTGTATAATGGGGTAGAGAAATGGCAACCTGTAACGCAATTTGCTGATAACGTTGAATATGCAGAAGATTTTCCTGAGTATGTCCAGAGATTGAATTATATTTTTATCGACGTAAGAGATATACCGGAGGATAAACTGCTAAATGGCAACAACGTGCTTGCTGCTGCCCTTTATATAGACCAGGTTGCAACAAACCCGGACAGTGTTGTAGAAAGACTTCTGGAACTGGGCAAAAACATCAGAATTCCGGACGAGCAAAGAGAAGAGCTGGCAGAATGGCTTTATCATGCAGTACTGAAAAGTTATAAGATACCCCGGGAAGAAATAAACGAGTTGTTTGCAAAATCAAAAATTTTGGGGGTGGAAGAGATGTTTCAAAGTACTGCGATGAAAATTAAAAAAGGACTTGCAGAAGAAAAGAAAAAAATAAGACTGGAAAGCAAAATTGAAGGAAAGATTGAAGGTAAGATTGAAGGAAGAATGGAAGCACAACTTGAGATAGCAAGGAATCTGATACTTGAAGGAGCAGAAGACAGTTTTATAGCTAAAGTGACAGGACTTGATATTGAAAAAATAAAAGAGCTTAGAAATCAGCAACAGAAATAA
- a CDS encoding Abi family protein — protein MLCTTVYTTVKNPLVANSAFISILKKMESSALVCDKISKEWTGFPSEYLKSWLKSLVLVRNLCAHYRRLYRRTFAFPPKLSKKQRMYVENNNSLFAICFVMRYMLESSSWNNFVINLEALFEEYKGKKVDISLIGFPINWLQILRSPV, from the coding sequence TTGTTATGTACAACAGTCTATACCACAGTTAAGAACCCACTTGTTGCCAACAGCGCATTCATCTCCATCTTAAAGAAGATGGAGTCTTCTGCGCTAGTTTGTGATAAAATATCAAAAGAGTGGACTGGTTTCCCATCAGAATACTTAAAAAGCTGGCTCAAAAGTTTAGTACTTGTGAGAAATTTATGTGCTCATTACAGGAGATTATATAGAAGAACTTTTGCATTTCCACCAAAACTAAGCAAAAAGCAAAGGATGTATGTCGAAAACAATAACTCATTGTTTGCAATTTGTTTTGTTATGAGATATATGCTTGAATCATCAAGTTGGAATAATTTCGTAATAAATCTGGAAGCACTTTTTGAAGAATATAAAGGAAAGAAAGTAGATATTTCTCTTATTGGCTTTCCAATCAACTGGCTTCAGATTCTTCGTTCACCAGTATAA
- a CDS encoding RRXRR domain-containing protein, whose product MVIFTVDKHGRPGHPTRRFDMVRKLVKQGRAKIIGGGASGKPPVVMFLDREFDYSKTIERRLFVVLDPGYHHIGFAVCELRWGVLIVYCIGVLETRIPEIKDLMTKRRGYRRNRRYHSRCRKKRMSKRHSRVLTKFKAPRNVRTKDRTNATLRHGIETHLNLYKKLLKFFPFPAEQVVFVMEDNIFDVRTMTWGKTYGTGYQKSPRVPAEKKCIICGTEDNLQKHHLIQRKCGGTDVQENLVYLCRDCHEDVHAGRVYIPVEGVRQWRALGTMNAIIGQLREIPWLKFVPASDAAQMRKKLGLKKGHANDALATAAVFCSCTEADRTHMIELTLVKFRRHNRARIHAVRDRLYKVDGKIVAKNRRKRTDQKEPSFADISPLPPEIQRKLKVYPGTKILNPLRKETPTIAGDVWIHEPTGKRFVTTGVVSQKYLYSPQLKKIVGKMYVQPEECRQVLHNEGMVVMYNSLYHS is encoded by the coding sequence TTGGTAATCTTCACCGTTGACAAACATGGAAGACCAGGACACCCAACAAGAAGATTTGATATGGTAAGAAAACTGGTAAAGCAGGGTAGAGCAAAAATCATCGGTGGTGGAGCTTCTGGCAAACCACCGGTTGTGATGTTCCTCGACAGGGAGTTTGACTACTCCAAAACGATAGAAAGACGTCTCTTTGTAGTACTTGACCCGGGATACCACCACATAGGCTTTGCAGTATGCGAACTTCGCTGGGGCGTATTGATTGTCTACTGTATAGGGGTTTTAGAAACAAGAATCCCTGAAATTAAGGACTTGATGACTAAAAGAAGGGGATACAGACGAAACCGCAGGTACCACTCAAGGTGCAGAAAAAAACGAATGTCCAAAAGACATAGTAGGGTCCTGACAAAATTCAAAGCACCAAGAAATGTAAGGACAAAGGATAGAACAAATGCAACACTTAGACATGGCATAGAAACCCACCTCAACCTTTACAAAAAACTCTTAAAGTTCTTTCCATTCCCAGCAGAGCAGGTTGTGTTCGTTATGGAAGACAACATCTTTGATGTCAGAACAATGACATGGGGTAAAACATATGGTACAGGGTATCAAAAATCACCCAGAGTTCCAGCAGAGAAGAAGTGTATTATCTGCGGTACAGAAGACAATCTGCAGAAGCACCATTTGATACAGCGTAAATGTGGTGGTACAGACGTTCAGGAAAACCTGGTGTACCTGTGCAGGGACTGTCATGAAGATGTCCATGCTGGAAGAGTGTATATACCGGTGGAAGGTGTCAGGCAGTGGCGTGCACTGGGTACGATGAATGCGATAATAGGTCAACTGCGTGAAATACCATGGCTGAAGTTCGTACCTGCATCTGACGCGGCACAGATGAGAAAAAAACTGGGTCTTAAGAAAGGACATGCAAACGACGCTCTGGCAACAGCAGCGGTCTTTTGCAGCTGTACAGAAGCTGACAGAACACACATGATTGAGCTAACCCTGGTAAAGTTCAGAAGACACAACAGGGCAAGAATACATGCTGTAAGAGACAGACTGTACAAGGTTGATGGTAAGATTGTGGCGAAGAACAGACGTAAGAGGACAGACCAGAAAGAACCGTCCTTTGCAGATATATCACCATTGCCACCGGAAATTCAAAGAAAACTCAAGGTATATCCCGGTACAAAGATTCTTAACCCGCTGCGAAAAGAAACACCGACCATAGCGGGTGATGTATGGATTCACGAACCAACAGGCAAGAGGTTTGTAACAACAGGTGTGGTATCCCAGAAGTATTTGTATTCGCCACAGCTAAAAAAGATAGTGGGAAAAATGTACGTTCAACCAGAAGAATGCAGGCAGGTACTCCATAACGAAGGAATGGTTGTTATGTACAACAGTCTATACCACAGTTAA
- a CDS encoding Rpn family recombination-promoting nuclease/putative transposase: protein MRDSLPPQEHDSTFKFLFENAKDILFLVRDVIGYSWAKDIQEDSIELANKEFVDEDFLQRRADVIAKAKLKDREVYFYIIIENQSRVDGNMPKRLLEYMILLWAKKIREGVKKLPAIIPIVTYNGLDKDWDIPQEIISEFDIFKDDIFRYALVNISKLDAKALLQEEEDVLSPVVFYLEQVRDDTEKLIERLKELVPKLQNFSQTNMERFLTWAGNVIRPRFPKEEREKYDKLDQELKQGGVAKMGEFVSNVAKLLDEAQMKKYNEGVIKTRIEIARNMIKEGAEDIFIAKVTGLTIEEVRKLRDETLS from the coding sequence ATGCGTGATAGTTTGCCACCACAGGAGCATGATTCAACTTTTAAGTTTTTGTTTGAAAATGCAAAAGATATCCTTTTCCTTGTCAGGGACGTAATAGGCTACAGCTGGGCAAAAGATATTCAAGAAGACTCAATAGAACTTGCGAACAAAGAATTTGTAGATGAAGACTTTCTGCAAAGAAGAGCAGACGTCATAGCAAAAGCAAAACTAAAAGACAGGGAAGTATACTTCTACATTATCATCGAAAATCAATCGAGAGTCGATGGGAATATGCCAAAAAGACTTTTGGAGTACATGATTTTGCTATGGGCAAAGAAAATCAGAGAAGGTGTAAAGAAACTTCCGGCGATAATTCCAATAGTAACATACAACGGTCTTGATAAGGACTGGGATATACCACAGGAAATAATCAGCGAATTTGATATTTTCAAAGACGATATTTTCAGGTACGCTCTTGTAAACATTTCAAAATTAGATGCAAAGGCTCTGTTGCAAGAGGAAGAGGATGTCTTGAGCCCGGTAGTGTTCTACTTAGAACAAGTGCGAGATGATACAGAAAAGTTAATTGAGAGGCTAAAAGAGCTTGTACCAAAACTGCAAAACTTCAGTCAAACCAATATGGAGAGGTTTTTAACATGGGCGGGAAATGTAATACGTCCGAGGTTTCCAAAAGAGGAAAGGGAGAAGTATGATAAGCTTGACCAGGAGCTAAAGCAGGGGGGAGTGGCGAAAATGGGTGAGTTTGTATCTAATGTTGCAAAACTACTGGATGAAGCACAGATGAAAAAGTACAACGAAGGCGTTATTAAAACAAGAATAGAAATAGCAAGGAACATGATAAAAGAAGGGGCAGAGGACATCTTTATAGCAAAGGTGACAGGACTTACAATTGAAGAAGTGAGAAAACTCAGAGACGAAACTCTATCATAA
- a CDS encoding phage antirepressor Ant, translating to MQENQLSIFENHEFGKLRVIVKDDGTVLFNLHDVGWSLGYTVKNDRGQLFLRKNKLIDIIQSLEIPVVSLSDTKVELTTALDFEQLYITEDGLYDLILESRASGARKFRKWVTQEVLPSIRKTGVYAKDPKHLLALAVLEANKIIQEQEQKIKELEPKAEYYDKLVDRNLLTNFRDTAKELNIPERKLINLLLQKKILYRDAKGNLRPYAEYKEYFELKEWTKNGTAGVQTLVNPKGREFLMRLLNREGKIIELEFGKAIR from the coding sequence ATGCAGGAAAATCAGCTGTCTATTTTCGAAAACCATGAGTTTGGAAAATTGAGAGTTATTGTCAAGGACGATGGCACTGTTCTTTTCAATCTTCATGATGTCGGCTGGAGTTTGGGGTATACAGTAAAAAATGATAGAGGGCAATTGTTTTTAAGAAAGAACAAATTGATTGATATTATTCAAAGTCTTGAAATTCCTGTGGTTTCACTAAGTGACACCAAGGTTGAACTTACTACTGCACTCGATTTTGAACAATTATACATTACTGAAGATGGATTGTATGACCTGATATTGGAAAGTCGTGCATCCGGGGCAAGGAAATTTAGAAAATGGGTAACACAAGAAGTGTTACCTTCAATAAGAAAGACTGGTGTATACGCAAAAGACCCAAAGCATCTATTGGCTCTGGCAGTCTTAGAAGCTAACAAGATTATACAGGAGCAGGAACAAAAAATCAAGGAACTTGAACCAAAAGCAGAATACTATGACAAACTGGTAGACAGAAACCTGCTTACAAATTTCAGGGACACAGCCAAAGAACTAAATATCCCAGAAAGAAAACTAATCAACCTTCTGCTCCAGAAGAAAATTCTCTACAGAGACGCAAAAGGAAATCTCAGACCCTATGCGGAATACAAGGAATACTTTGAGCTCAAAGAGTGGACAAAAAACGGTACTGCCGGTGTCCAGACACTCGTTAACCCAAAAGGCAGAGAATTCTTAATGCGACTTTTGAACAGAGAAGGGAAAATTATAGAGCTTGAGTTCGGAAAAGCAATCCGCTGA
- a CDS encoding N-6 DNA methylase: MSEELKQIIPFPLGRYQYYKLGQTTLRQLKKEKIIKKVNRKIEDKKPDGIIVLPGGIVKAVIEYKAPGELSTESKIKEAIEQEIEVARCLCKLLIVSDGTKSYWINALNGERIKRKREIEINGRKEEVEEEISYVFDAQKIIAGTLTQEEIIELENLLDEIDYSITETNNVLKTPSIIDPTPLAKEVWQKIWINTGKEPEKCLYNVVEIFVFKFLSDIGVLTGDNGFDKVYQKKVEESPKEALKYYATVCRKAIKEMFPPGEDGTTIINGTIFVNEEGEANLQQAELFGQVLESFKKFEDEYGSLKYVSKEFKTRLYETFLRQSAGIKSLGQYFTPRNVVRAMVKMSKANMLPPGTSICDPFCGVGGFILETILINENIWREFEPKNGKIDPQITLVGYDKGTDEKEDERTIILAKANMLIYLSDFLAKYHSKTYLEEFAKNAFNKVFKLLRTNLGTFGLREEEKYDLILTNPPYVTSGVSSIKEIIKRENMDDYYTANGRGTEALAIEWIIKSLKKGGQALVIVPDGLLMQKNMLDYIKKKCIVEGIISLPPRTFYATPKKTYILILEKKYDENKIQQKPVFLYLVSEIGETRDSKRFKIDQNDLEEAVKLFNYFKVNLEPPDNLRCKVMNFEEFDKLTHWMVDKFWTEDEKQKLGIIEEKEEISAEDFYNILKNMRDYLDTQLRDDFFFRKDFKEKALNINYAVISLDKLFDFPAIKGVTEKFILNNPGNIPVYGGKKTETPIGYIKDNLPGVKYFENCLAWNREGSVGYVFWHKHKFTTNDHHRPMILKEKYKDVINLEYVRIVLEKKLLSLGLSWSKTAAKEKVKKIEIEIPVKENGEFDIEKQNEIVEKHNKIENLKKDILRMLKEIENIEIEPNY, from the coding sequence ATGAGTGAAGAATTAAAACAAATTATTCCATTTCCACTTGGAAGATACCAATACTATAAATTAGGGCAAACCACTTTGAGGCAACTAAAAAAAGAAAAGATTATAAAAAAGGTAAACAGGAAAATAGAGGATAAAAAGCCTGACGGAATAATTGTTCTTCCGGGGGGTATTGTTAAAGCTGTTATTGAATACAAAGCTCCGGGTGAACTATCAACAGAGAGTAAGATAAAAGAAGCTATAGAGCAAGAAATAGAAGTTGCTCGGTGTTTATGTAAATTGCTGATTGTTAGTGACGGAACAAAGAGTTATTGGATTAATGCTTTGAATGGAGAAAGGATTAAGAGAAAAAGGGAAATAGAAATAAATGGACGAAAAGAGGAAGTAGAAGAGGAAATTAGTTATGTGTTCGATGCTCAAAAGATTATAGCAGGTACCTTAACCCAGGAAGAAATAATTGAACTTGAAAATTTATTAGATGAGATTGATTATTCTATCACTGAAACAAACAATGTATTAAAGACTCCTAGCATTATTGACCCCACCCCTCTTGCCAAAGAAGTTTGGCAAAAGATATGGATAAATACCGGCAAAGAACCTGAGAAATGTCTTTATAATGTGGTGGAAATCTTTGTATTTAAGTTCCTTAGCGATATAGGAGTTTTGACAGGGGACAACGGATTTGACAAAGTCTATCAGAAAAAAGTAGAAGAATCGCCTAAAGAAGCCCTTAAGTATTATGCCACTGTATGCAGGAAGGCTATTAAGGAAATGTTCCCTCCTGGGGAAGATGGTACTACAATAATTAACGGTACTATCTTTGTAAACGAAGAGGGTGAAGCAAACTTGCAGCAAGCAGAATTGTTTGGGCAAGTATTGGAAAGTTTTAAAAAGTTTGAAGATGAATATGGTTCACTAAAGTATGTAAGTAAAGAGTTTAAAACACGATTATATGAAACATTTTTAAGGCAAAGTGCGGGTATTAAAAGTTTAGGGCAATATTTTACTCCACGAAATGTTGTACGGGCAATGGTAAAAATGTCTAAAGCAAATATGCTACCGCCAGGAACCAGCATATGTGACCCATTTTGCGGAGTAGGAGGCTTTATACTGGAAACAATATTAATTAACGAAAATATATGGAGAGAATTTGAACCTAAGAATGGCAAAATAGACCCTCAAATAACACTTGTAGGTTATGATAAGGGGACTGATGAGAAAGAGGATGAGAGGACTATTATACTAGCAAAAGCAAATATGCTCATTTATCTTTCTGATTTCTTAGCCAAATACCATTCTAAAACTTACCTTGAGGAGTTTGCCAAAAATGCATTCAACAAAGTTTTTAAATTGTTAAGGACAAACTTAGGAACCTTTGGGTTAAGGGAAGAAGAAAAATATGATCTAATACTCACTAATCCACCTTATGTTACAAGTGGTGTGAGTAGTATAAAAGAGATTATTAAACGAGAAAACATGGATGATTATTACACTGCTAATGGCAGAGGAACAGAAGCCCTTGCAATAGAGTGGATAATCAAAAGTCTCAAAAAAGGTGGGCAGGCTTTAGTTATTGTACCTGATGGTTTATTAATGCAGAAAAACATGTTAGACTACATAAAGAAGAAATGTATAGTAGAAGGAATAATCTCACTTCCGCCTAGGACTTTTTATGCAACCCCCAAAAAAACGTATATTTTAATTTTAGAAAAGAAATATGATGAAAACAAAATCCAACAGAAACCTGTATTTTTATATTTGGTAAGCGAGATAGGCGAAACCAGGGACTCAAAAAGATTTAAAATAGACCAAAATGATTTAGAAGAAGCAGTTAAATTGTTCAACTATTTTAAAGTTAACTTAGAACCACCAGATAACTTGAGATGCAAAGTGATGAATTTTGAAGAATTTGATAAACTAACACACTGGATGGTAGATAAGTTTTGGACAGAAGATGAAAAACAAAAATTAGGAATAATTGAAGAAAAAGAAGAAATATCTGCAGAAGACTTTTACAATATACTAAAAAACATGAGAGATTATTTAGATACACAATTAAGAGATGATTTTTTCTTTAGAAAGGATTTTAAAGAAAAAGCACTTAATATTAATTATGCAGTTATAAGTTTAGATAAGTTATTTGATTTTCCGGCTATAAAGGGAGTTACAGAAAAATTTATATTAAACAATCCAGGTAACATACCAGTATATGGAGGTAAAAAAACAGAAACTCCCATTGGTTATATTAAAGATAATCTTCCAGGAGTTAAATATTTTGAAAATTGTTTAGCATGGAACAGAGAAGGTTCTGTTGGTTATGTATTTTGGCACAAACACAAATTTACCACGAATGATCACCATAGACCAATGATCTTAAAAGAAAAATATAAGGATGTTATAAATCTTGAATATGTGAGAATTGTACTTGAAAAAAAGTTACTTAGCTTAGGATTATCGTGGAGCAAAACAGCAGCTAAAGAGAAAGTAAAAAAAATAGAAATTGAAATTCCTGTAAAAGAAAATGGAGAATTTGATATTGAAAAACAGAACGAAATAGTTGAGAAGCATAATAAAATCGAGAATCTAAAGAAAGATATATTAAGAATGTTAAAAGAAATAGAGAATATAGAAATTGAACCAAATTACTAG
- the tnpB gene encoding IS200/IS605 family element RNA-guided endonuclease TnpB, producing MVVTYKYRIYPNKEQQIQLAKTFGCVRFVWNFFLAWREKRYREEGLSTTESECRKHLNNVLKKQFPWLREVDKFALENALINLDNTYKKFFKKQTKHPKFKRKKSHHFSYTTNFTNNNIQVDFGKLATDINLNRCWGRIKLPKLGWVKARIHRTFNGKIKTATVKLLPSGKYYVSITVEQDKIDNPKIKETPANFATALDLGVKDFFVDSNSRHVENPKILTKYERRIKKVQRELSRKKPGSKNFEKTRRKLAKLYEKVTNIRMDFLHKWSSRVICENQAIICEDLKVKNLVRNHHLAKSIMDVSWSKFVEMLEYKSKWYNRIFLKIPSSFPSSQICSRCGYRNEELKDLKIRTWQCPCCGQKHDRDENAARNILKQGLLQLGMVVSV from the coding sequence ATGGTTGTTACATACAAATACAGGATATACCCAAACAAGGAACAGCAAATACAGCTTGCAAAGACGTTCGGGTGTGTGAGATTCGTATGGAACTTTTTTCTTGCATGGAGAGAAAAAAGATACAGAGAAGAAGGTCTTTCAACTACTGAATCAGAATGTCGAAAACATCTGAACAATGTTCTGAAGAAACAATTTCCATGGCTCAGGGAAGTGGATAAGTTTGCTCTTGAGAATGCTTTGATAAACCTTGACAACACATACAAAAAATTTTTCAAAAAGCAAACCAAACATCCAAAATTCAAAAGAAAGAAATCACATCACTTTTCATACACAACAAACTTCACAAATAACAATATTCAGGTGGACTTTGGAAAATTAGCTACTGATATTAATCTTAATCGCTGCTGGGGCAGGATAAAATTGCCGAAACTTGGCTGGGTAAAAGCAAGAATCCACAGAACTTTTAATGGTAAAATCAAAACAGCAACTGTAAAGCTATTGCCAAGTGGGAAGTACTATGTATCAATAACAGTAGAGCAAGACAAAATAGACAATCCGAAGATAAAGGAAACACCTGCAAACTTTGCAACTGCTCTGGATCTTGGAGTCAAAGACTTCTTTGTGGACAGCAATAGCAGACACGTTGAAAATCCCAAGATTCTTACGAAGTACGAAAGGAGAATAAAAAAAGTACAGAGAGAACTTTCAAGGAAAAAGCCAGGTAGCAAAAATTTTGAGAAAACAAGAAGAAAACTTGCAAAACTGTATGAAAAGGTGACAAATATCAGGATGGACTTTTTACACAAATGGTCTTCACGGGTTATTTGCGAAAACCAAGCGATAATCTGTGAAGACTTAAAAGTAAAAAACCTTGTGAGGAATCATCATCTGGCAAAAAGTATTATGGATGTATCATGGTCAAAGTTTGTAGAGATGCTGGAATACAAATCTAAATGGTATAACAGGATATTTCTGAAGATACCATCAAGTTTTCCATCATCCCAGATTTGCAGTAGGTGTGGATATAGGAATGAAGAGCTAAAGGACTTAAAAATAAGGACATGGCAATGTCCATGTTGTGGGCAGAAACATGACAGGGATGAGAACGCAGCCAGAAACATTCTGAAACAGGGATTACTCCAGTTAGGAATGGTAGTAAGTGTATAG
- the tnpA gene encoding IS200/IS605 family transposase, whose translation MAQVHHGRGYIYSLQYHVVWCVKYRHKVLQGEIDTKLKEILFEIAKEQGFEIIAMETNQDHVHLLIDCSPQHYIPDLIKALKGVSARRLFQAFPELKTKLWGGHLWNPSYFVATVSENTEEQIKEYINSQKEKS comes from the coding sequence GTGGCACAAGTTCATCACGGAAGAGGATACATTTATTCACTGCAGTATCATGTGGTCTGGTGTGTGAAATACAGACACAAAGTTCTGCAGGGAGAAATAGATACAAAATTAAAAGAAATACTTTTTGAGATAGCAAAAGAACAGGGTTTCGAAATAATAGCAATGGAAACAAATCAGGACCATGTCCATCTTTTAATAGATTGTTCACCCCAGCATTATATACCTGATTTAATAAAAGCTCTGAAAGGTGTTAGTGCCAGAAGATTATTTCAAGCTTTTCCTGAGCTTAAAACAAAACTTTGGGGTGGGCACTTATGGAATCCGTCATATTTTGTGGCAACTGTGAGCGAAAACACTGAAGAACAAATCAAGGAGTATATCAACTCTCAGAAGGAGAAGAGTTAA